From Brassica oleracea var. oleracea cultivar TO1000 chromosome C3, BOL, whole genome shotgun sequence, a single genomic window includes:
- the LOC106333273 gene encoding hyoscyamine 6-dioxygenase-like produces MQTSTTSKLLVSDIASSVDRVPSSYIRQISDRPNISDVDIFGDSIPLIDLQELYGPSRANIIHQFAHACSSYSFFQIKNHGVPEKTIERMMTVAREFFHQPESERVKHYSADTKKTTRLSTSFNVGSEKVSNWRDFLRLHCLPIEDFINEWPSHPVSFREITAEYATSVRALVLILLEAISESLGLEKDRVSNTLGKHGQHMALNYYPPCPQPDLTFGLPGHKDPNLITVLLQDEVSGLQVFKDGKWIAVHPIPNTFIVNMGDQMQVISNDKYKSVLHRAVVNSDKERISIPTFYCPSFDAVVGPQQELINEEEDSPAIYRSFTYAEYYEKFWDRALATESCIDTFKISKT; encoded by the exons ATGCAAACTTCTACAACATCCAAGCTCCTCGTGTCCGATATCGCCTCCTCCGTGGATCGCGTCCCTTCAAGCTATATCCGACAAATCTCTGACCGCCCAAATATTTCTGATGTTGACATTTTCGGCGATTCCATCCCTCTTATCGATCTCCAGGAACTTTATGGACCTAGTCGAGCTAATATTATCCACCAATTTGCTCATGCATGCTCATCTTATAGCTTCTTCCAG ATCAAGAACCATGGAGTACCAGAAAAAACAATCGAAAGAATGATGACTGTGGCCAGAGAGTTTTTCCATCAACCAGAGAGCGAAAGAGTGAAGCATTACTCTGCGGATACAAAAAAGACGACGAGACTCTCCACAAGTTTCAACGTCGGCTCAGAGAAAGTCTCTAACTGGAGAGACTTCCTCCGACTCCATTGCCTTCCCATCGAAGATTTTATCAACGAATGGCCCTCACATCCCGTCTCATTCAGAGAAATCACAGCCGAATACGCTACAAGCGTTAGAGCCTTGGTCTTGATACTTCTTGAGGCAATCTCAGAAAGCTTAGGCCTTGAGAAAGACCGTGTAAGCAATACATTAGGCAAACACGGTCAACACATGGCCTTAAACTACTATCCTCCATGTCCTCAACCCGATCTAACGTTCGGACTACCCGGACATAAAGATCCAAACTTGATCACTGTCCTTCTTCAAGACGAAGTCTCTGGTTTACAGGTCTTTAAAGATGGTAAATGGATCGCTGTTCATCCTATTCCCAACACTTTTATTGTCAACATGGGTGACCAAATGCAG GTTATTAGCAATGACAAATACAAAAGTGTGCTACACAGAGCTGTTGTGAACAGCGACAAGGAGCGGATATCGATACCGACCTTCTACTGTCCTTCTTTTGATGCCGTGGTTGGCCCACAACAAGAGCTGATCAATGAGGAAGAAGATTCTCCAGCTATTTACAGAAGCTTTACGTATGCTGAGTATTATGAAAAGTTTTGGGACAGAGCACTTGCAACTGAGAGCTGTATTGACACGTTCAAAATTTCCAAAACCTAA